In a single window of the Microbacterium sp. SL75 genome:
- a CDS encoding ABC transporter permease, translating to MTAVVAGRHRTRPGAVVALSLAGVVLAVIALAAVAPGLLATHDPLLTDVRAALQPPSAAHWFGTDQSGRDVYSRVVFGAGRSVGIGLLATGLALVVGVVVGSLSAVAPRWADAAAMRVVDVLLAFPEFLVALLVVAVLGPGPANIAVAVTIAAVPVYVRLARAQTRSLAAAEHVEAARIIGVPAVVVHGRHVLPGVLGAVSVLATIGVGTSILAAAGLSFLGLGPTEPTPEWGLMLSAGRNLLLQAPWVAVFPGLAITATVVSVSVVGRILRARSEERGA from the coding sequence ATGACCGCCGTCGTCGCGGGGCGGCACCGCACTCGACCCGGTGCCGTCGTCGCGCTGTCGCTGGCCGGAGTCGTGCTCGCCGTCATCGCTCTCGCCGCCGTCGCCCCGGGCCTGTTGGCGACCCACGATCCCCTGCTCACCGACGTGCGCGCGGCCCTGCAGCCGCCGAGTGCCGCGCACTGGTTCGGCACCGATCAGAGCGGCCGCGACGTGTACTCGCGCGTCGTGTTCGGCGCCGGCCGGTCGGTGGGCATCGGCCTGCTCGCCACGGGCCTCGCCCTGGTCGTCGGCGTGGTCGTGGGCTCGCTGTCGGCCGTCGCGCCGCGATGGGCGGACGCCGCGGCGATGCGCGTCGTCGACGTGCTGCTGGCCTTCCCCGAGTTCCTCGTCGCGCTCCTCGTCGTGGCGGTGCTGGGGCCGGGGCCGGCGAACATCGCCGTGGCCGTGACGATCGCGGCCGTGCCGGTGTACGTGCGTCTCGCGCGTGCGCAGACGCGCTCGCTCGCCGCCGCCGAGCACGTCGAAGCGGCGCGCATCATCGGCGTGCCGGCCGTCGTCGTGCACGGACGGCACGTCCTGCCCGGGGTGCTGGGCGCGGTGAGCGTGCTGGCGACCATCGGCGTCGGCACGAGCATCCTCGCCGCGGCGGGCCTCAGCTTCTTGGGCCTCGGCCCGACCGAGCCCACTCCCGAGTGGGGTCTCATGCTCTCGGCGGGACGCAATCTGCTCCTGCAAGCGCCGTGGGTGGCCGTGTTCCCGGGGCTCGCGATCACCGCGACCGTCGTGAGTGTCAGCGTCGTCGGGCGCATCCTGCGCGCGCGTTCCGAGGAGCGGGGCGCATGA
- a CDS encoding ABC transporter permease, protein MPRSRSRALVTRLGGIVASVVLVLWGAATLAFVAFRIIPGDPVDVMLGPQAQVSEAVKAGIRSELGLDRPVWEQYAAFLGRLVRGDLGESYQLRLPVTEVIGRQLGPTLQLSALALGIAILLAVVTALLVRGRRGRAVAAGVELVVLSSPVFWTGLVLLSVFSFQLGWFPVSGGRDAAAIVLPAVTLALPVAALLSQVLRDGIEAAEREPFLLTVRARGASRRRETLHHTLRHASVGGATLAAYLVGSLLGGAVLVETVFARPGLGRVTLTAITDRDLPVITGVILLSALVFVVVNTIVDLVVPLLDPRLQSSAAALRVRTGVPA, encoded by the coding sequence ATGCCACGCTCTCGGTCGCGCGCCCTCGTGACGCGCCTCGGCGGGATCGTGGCATCCGTCGTGCTCGTGCTGTGGGGGGCTGCGACGCTGGCGTTCGTGGCGTTCCGGATCATCCCGGGCGACCCCGTCGACGTCATGCTCGGCCCGCAGGCGCAGGTCAGTGAGGCCGTGAAGGCGGGGATCCGCAGCGAACTGGGACTCGACCGCCCGGTCTGGGAGCAGTACGCCGCCTTTCTCGGTCGGCTCGTCCGCGGCGATCTGGGGGAGTCGTACCAGCTGCGCCTGCCGGTCACCGAGGTGATCGGGCGACAGCTCGGGCCCACTCTGCAGCTGTCGGCGCTGGCGCTCGGGATCGCGATCCTGCTCGCCGTCGTCACCGCTCTGCTCGTGCGCGGTCGCCGCGGACGGGCCGTGGCCGCGGGCGTCGAGCTGGTCGTGCTGTCGTCGCCGGTGTTCTGGACGGGCCTCGTGCTGCTGAGCGTCTTCTCGTTCCAGCTCGGGTGGTTCCCGGTGTCGGGAGGGCGGGATGCCGCGGCGATCGTGCTCCCCGCGGTGACGCTGGCCCTGCCGGTCGCGGCCCTGCTGTCGCAGGTGCTGCGCGACGGGATCGAGGCCGCCGAGCGCGAGCCGTTCCTGCTCACCGTGCGGGCGCGCGGCGCATCTCGTCGCCGTGAGACCCTGCACCACACGCTGCGGCACGCGAGCGTCGGGGGAGCGACTCTCGCCGCCTACCTGGTGGGGTCGCTCCTGGGCGGTGCCGTTCTCGTCGAGACGGTGTTCGCGCGCCCCGGCCTCGGACGCGTGACGCTGACGGCGATCACCGACCGGGATCTGCCTGTGATCACGGGCGTCATCCTGCTCAGCGCCCTCGTCTTCGTCGTGGTCAACACGATCGTCGACCTCGTCGTCCCCCTGCTCGACCCGCGGCTGCAGTCGTCTGCGGCGGCGCTGCGTGTTCGGACCGGGGTGCCCGCATGA
- a CDS encoding ABC transporter substrate-binding protein, translating to MPSVSSRGPLARRLLSAAAVAAVAALSLSACAGSDPAASGDGEIVWAIEGANLSAGHMDPQTSQLDVSAMVQRAVLDSLVFQESDGTFSPWLAESWDVEDGGASYLFRLRTDVTFHDGTAFDAAAVKANFDRIANPETASAQAASMLGGDLYAGTDVVDEHTVRVRFTQPYAPFLQAASTALLGFYSPAVLSSKADQLKAGGPGVTVGTGPFELTEYTPDQDLVYTRNDDYTWGPDGGGKPAVKTLRVDILPEASVRVGALSSGQADVVTNLPPNLVAQVPADDTVESIAYPGLPYSLFLNEKYGVFADQKVRQAFSKAIDVDTAVQEIFFGQYPRAWSILGSTTPGYDASLEQTWPFDPTAADALLDEAGWTGRDADGIRTKNGQRLTARWIAWTPVPDDRAALANAVQSDLKAVGFDLQREVLEPGAYNEQYGPKTYDVTDWGFSGVDADLLRSHLATDGFQNASQVSDPAMDALLAQGASTTDPAARNAIYAQVQQWNAQQAAIVPLYSPALISAVRPDVTGLTFDLYGRPLFATASVG from the coding sequence ATGCCTTCTGTGTCGTCCCGCGGGCCGCTCGCCCGCCGCCTGCTGTCGGCCGCCGCGGTCGCGGCGGTCGCCGCTCTCTCGCTCTCCGCCTGTGCCGGATCGGACCCCGCCGCCTCGGGCGACGGCGAGATCGTCTGGGCGATCGAGGGCGCCAACCTCTCGGCCGGGCACATGGACCCGCAGACCAGCCAGCTCGACGTGTCGGCGATGGTGCAGCGGGCCGTGCTCGACTCGCTCGTCTTCCAGGAGTCCGACGGCACCTTCTCGCCCTGGCTCGCCGAGTCGTGGGACGTCGAGGACGGCGGCGCGAGCTACCTCTTCCGCCTGCGTACCGACGTGACCTTCCACGACGGCACCGCGTTCGACGCCGCGGCGGTCAAGGCGAACTTCGATCGCATCGCGAACCCCGAGACCGCCTCGGCCCAGGCTGCGAGCATGCTCGGCGGCGACCTGTACGCCGGCACCGACGTCGTCGACGAGCACACCGTTCGCGTGCGCTTCACCCAGCCGTACGCCCCGTTCCTGCAGGCGGCCAGCACGGCGCTGCTGGGCTTCTATTCGCCCGCCGTGCTCTCGTCCAAGGCCGACCAGCTCAAGGCCGGCGGCCCGGGGGTCACGGTGGGAACCGGTCCCTTCGAGCTCACCGAGTACACGCCCGACCAGGACCTCGTCTACACCCGCAACGACGATTACACCTGGGGCCCCGACGGGGGCGGCAAGCCCGCGGTCAAGACCTTGCGCGTCGACATCCTCCCCGAGGCCTCGGTGCGGGTGGGCGCCCTCTCGAGCGGCCAGGCCGACGTCGTGACGAACCTCCCGCCCAACCTGGTCGCCCAGGTTCCCGCCGACGACACCGTCGAGTCGATCGCCTACCCCGGTCTGCCGTACTCGCTGTTCCTCAACGAGAAGTACGGCGTCTTCGCCGACCAGAAGGTGCGCCAGGCGTTCTCGAAGGCCATCGACGTCGACACCGCCGTGCAGGAGATCTTCTTCGGGCAGTACCCCCGCGCGTGGAGCATCCTCGGCTCGACCACCCCCGGCTACGACGCGAGCCTCGAACAGACGTGGCCCTTCGACCCGACCGCCGCCGACGCCCTTCTCGATGAGGCCGGCTGGACGGGACGGGATGCCGACGGCATCCGTACCAAGAACGGTCAGCGCCTCACCGCGCGCTGGATCGCGTGGACCCCGGTGCCCGACGATCGCGCGGCGCTCGCCAACGCCGTGCAGAGCGACCTCAAGGCCGTGGGCTTCGACCTGCAGCGCGAGGTGCTCGAGCCCGGCGCCTACAACGAGCAGTACGGTCCGAAGACTTACGACGTCACCGACTGGGGCTTCTCGGGCGTGGACGCCGATCTGCTGCGCAGCCACCTGGCGACCGACGGCTTCCAGAACGCCTCCCAGGTGAGCGACCCGGCCATGGATGCGCTTCTCGCGCAGGGGGCGTCGACGACGGACCCCGCCGCCCGTAACGCGATCTACGCGCAGGTGCAGCAGTGGAACGCGCAGCAGGCGGCGATCGTGCCGCTGTACAGCCCCGCGCTGATCAGCGCCGTGCGGCCCGACGTGACGGGTCTCACCTTCGACCTGTACGGCCGCCCGCTGTTCGCCACCGCCTCGGTCGGCTGA